The following are from one region of the Vicinamibacterales bacterium genome:
- a CDS encoding tetratricopeptide repeat protein, producing the protein MTMNRQWTLIAPVVLIAVVAVGLSACHRDPRAASQAAMQRAQQYVSADNYKAAIIEYRNAVQADPRNGDARYQLSIAYEKTRDTTNAFREAVRAADLLPERDDVQLRAINFLLLARRFEEARTRAQTVIARDPRNVQAQLALGSALAGLKDLEGAVAEIQQALAIDPERSGTYANLGALEAARGNMPAAEKAFKEAVTKAPTSPTVRVALAQFYWLSGRQADAEQVLKDALTLAPADPAVNRLMALLYEASNRHAEAEPFLKAAANAPHAADSKLALVDFYLASNRYAEASAILQPLRTDPAFATRAQLRAAEIERRQGRGDAALQLVADLLKREPRNVDVLLAHALLLQQKGDSAGALADANQAIAADPTSAPAQFVKGRVLVALRRPDDARQAFNETLRLNPRAAAAEVELARLQLQRGTPDTAVAFAGHAVKLDPRSAEAKLVFARALRARGDYTQAEGVLRGLVDAIPQSAAVHAEMGLLSAARKRSAEARAEFETAVKLEPLQLDAVGGLLALDLSENKRESARQRIDALVASASGNSAVLTMAAKTYLLLGDPTKVEPLLTRAIAADGNNLAAYGLLGQFYVTQKRLPDAQREFETLAQRQSPATMALTMVGILQQMRGQKAEAQKTFERVMSLDGHAAVAANNLAWLYCENGGNLDMALQLAQTAKAAMPEQAEVDDTLGWVYYRKDLLPLAITSLKSSVDHDPKNAVAQYHLGLAYVRAGDKTRAKGALQAALRLQPDFDGAADAARILATL; encoded by the coding sequence ATGACCATGAATAGACAGTGGACGTTGATCGCTCCAGTCGTGCTGATCGCCGTGGTGGCAGTCGGGTTGAGCGCCTGCCACCGCGATCCGCGCGCAGCCAGCCAGGCGGCGATGCAGAGAGCGCAACAGTACGTCAGCGCGGACAATTACAAGGCGGCGATCATCGAATACCGGAACGCGGTGCAGGCCGATCCACGGAACGGCGACGCCCGATACCAGTTGAGCATCGCCTACGAGAAAACGCGCGACACCACCAACGCCTTCCGAGAGGCGGTCCGCGCGGCCGATCTGCTTCCCGAGCGTGACGATGTGCAGCTCCGGGCGATCAACTTCCTGCTGCTCGCCCGCCGATTCGAGGAGGCGCGGACGCGGGCGCAGACCGTGATCGCGCGGGACCCCCGCAACGTCCAGGCGCAGCTCGCGCTTGGCTCCGCCCTGGCCGGCCTCAAGGATCTCGAGGGAGCCGTCGCCGAAATCCAGCAGGCGCTGGCCATCGATCCCGAGCGCAGCGGCACCTACGCGAATCTCGGCGCCCTCGAGGCGGCGCGCGGCAACATGCCCGCAGCCGAGAAGGCTTTCAAGGAGGCGGTGACGAAAGCGCCGACCTCTCCCACGGTGCGGGTGGCGCTGGCGCAGTTCTACTGGCTGTCGGGCCGGCAGGCGGATGCCGAGCAGGTGTTGAAAGATGCGTTGACGCTCGCGCCCGCCGATCCGGCGGTCAATCGTCTGATGGCCCTCCTGTACGAAGCCTCGAATCGCCACGCCGAGGCCGAGCCGTTCCTCAAGGCCGCGGCCAATGCGCCGCACGCCGCCGACAGCAAGCTCGCGCTCGTCGATTTCTATCTCGCCTCGAACCGCTACGCCGAGGCGAGCGCAATCCTGCAGCCGCTGCGCACCGACCCGGCATTTGCGACGCGGGCGCAACTGCGCGCCGCGGAGATCGAACGCCGCCAGGGACGCGGCGACGCGGCGCTGCAGCTCGTGGCCGACCTGTTGAAACGCGAGCCGCGCAACGTCGACGTGCTCCTCGCCCACGCCCTGCTGCTGCAGCAGAAGGGAGACTCGGCGGGCGCGCTCGCCGACGCCAACCAGGCGATCGCGGCCGACCCGACCTCGGCACCTGCCCAGTTCGTCAAGGGACGTGTGCTCGTCGCGCTGCGCCGGCCCGACGATGCCCGCCAGGCCTTCAACGAGACGCTGAGGCTGAACCCGCGCGCCGCGGCCGCGGAAGTCGAGCTCGCGCGGCTGCAGCTGCAGCGCGGCACGCCGGACACGGCGGTGGCGTTCGCCGGTCATGCCGTCAAGCTGGACCCGCGCAGTGCTGAGGCCAAGCTTGTGTTCGCGCGGGCGCTCCGCGCGCGAGGCGACTACACGCAGGCCGAAGGCGTGTTGCGCGGCCTGGTCGACGCGATACCGCAGTCGGCCGCCGTGCATGCGGAAATGGGTCTCCTGTCAGCCGCGCGGAAGCGATCGGCGGAGGCACGGGCGGAATTCGAGACCGCAGTCAAGCTCGAGCCCCTGCAGCTCGACGCGGTCGGCGGATTGCTGGCGCTCGATCTGAGCGAGAACAAGCGCGAGTCGGCGCGCCAGCGCATCGATGCGCTCGTCGCGTCGGCTTCAGGCAATTCGGCGGTCCTGACGATGGCGGCCAAGACGTATCTGCTGCTGGGGGATCCCACCAAAGTGGAACCGCTCCTCACCAGAGCGATCGCGGCCGATGGCAACAACCTCGCGGCCTACGGGCTGCTCGGACAGTTCTACGTGACCCAGAAGCGACTGCCTGACGCGCAAAGGGAGTTCGAGACGCTCGCCCAACGCCAGTCGCCGGCCACCATGGCGCTGACGATGGTGGGCATCCTGCAGCAGATGCGCGGCCAGAAGGCCGAAGCCCAAAAGACGTTCGAACGGGTCATGTCGCTCGACGGCCACGCCGCCGTCGCCGCCAACAATCTGGCCTGGCTGTACTGCGAAAACGGCGGCAATCTCGATATGGCGCTGCAACTCGCCCAGACGGCGAAGGCGGCGATGCCGGAGCAGGCGGAGGTCGACGACACCCTCGGGTGGGTCTATTACCGCAAGGACTTGCTGCCGCTCGCGATTACCTCTCTCAAGAGCAGTGTCGACCACGACCCGAAGAATGCGGTTGCGCAATATCATCTCGGGCTCGCCTACGTCAGGGCCGGAGACAAGACGCGCGCGAAGGGTGCGCTCCAAGCCGCTCTTCGGCTGCAGCCTGATTTCGATGGCGCGGCGGACGCGGCGCGGATTCTGGCGACGCTCTAA
- a CDS encoding EpsI family protein: MTARVVILAAVLAAGGLGREAAFKRVPIDGPPISLARIPSHFETWQSAGDSRYSPAVERTLATDAYLNRAYRDDAGRMADLYIGYYRVQRQGASIHSPLNCLPGAGWEPVRRDRVPLDEGAAGAIVNRVVVQKGEQQQLVYYWYQSFNRIVASDYASKFYLVADAITKRRGDAALVRVVVSLPSGWPDVSADRSARALADRVSRSVAEEVF, encoded by the coding sequence ATGACCGCCAGAGTCGTGATCCTCGCCGCCGTCCTGGCCGCCGGCGGTCTCGGGCGTGAAGCCGCGTTCAAGCGCGTCCCCATCGACGGACCGCCGATCTCCCTGGCGCGTATCCCGTCGCACTTCGAGACCTGGCAGAGTGCGGGAGACAGCCGCTATTCGCCTGCGGTCGAGCGGACGCTGGCCACCGATGCCTACTTGAACCGCGCCTATCGCGATGACGCCGGCCGGATGGCGGATCTCTACATCGGCTATTACCGCGTTCAGCGGCAAGGGGCGTCGATTCACTCGCCGCTGAACTGCCTGCCCGGTGCCGGGTGGGAGCCAGTGCGCCGCGACCGCGTGCCGCTCGACGAGGGCGCCGCCGGCGCGATCGTCAATCGCGTCGTCGTGCAAAAGGGCGAACAGCAACAACTGGTCTACTACTGGTACCAGTCGTTCAATCGGATCGTGGCCAGCGACTACGCCAGCAAGTTCTATCTGGTGGCGGACGCGATTACCAAGCGCCGCGGCGATGCGGCCCTGGTTCGCGTCGTGGTCTCCCTCCCGTCCGGCTGGCCCGACGTCTCCGCGGATCGCAGCGCCCGTGCGCTGGCCGATCGCGTCTCCCGATCCGTTGCCGAGGAAGTCTTCTGA
- the xrtA gene encoding exosortase A, giving the protein MTKSSPAFGAGAAFVLAGALGLVFWRTFADLVSDWLEDANYSHGFLVVPAAIWLVWDRRDSLRQLPLAPSNAGFAVVLGGLLVLLTGVIGADRFLTEAALPIVVAGSVLFLGGPRLLREVAFPIAFLCLMIPLPAVVFNQIAFPLQLLASRLGVAGLQQLGTPVFREGNVIVLPQMTLEVAEACSGIRSLVALAAFALLYGRTCGATHLRRALLLLSVVPLAIAVNAVRVMCSALAADRWGPEAVEGLLHSFSGWALFGVSILILVMADTIVTRLQSRPSLPAGAATV; this is encoded by the coding sequence GTGACAAAGTCATCGCCGGCGTTCGGCGCCGGAGCTGCGTTCGTCCTCGCCGGGGCGCTGGGACTGGTCTTCTGGCGGACGTTCGCGGACCTGGTCAGCGACTGGCTCGAGGATGCCAACTACTCCCATGGCTTCCTCGTGGTGCCGGCGGCGATCTGGCTGGTGTGGGATCGGCGCGACTCGCTTCGCCAGCTCCCGCTCGCCCCCTCCAACGCGGGCTTCGCGGTGGTTCTCGGCGGCCTCCTGGTCCTGCTGACAGGCGTCATCGGCGCCGATCGGTTTCTCACCGAAGCGGCGCTGCCGATCGTCGTCGCCGGCAGCGTGCTGTTCCTGGGAGGACCGCGCCTGCTGCGTGAAGTCGCATTTCCGATCGCCTTTCTCTGCCTGATGATTCCGCTGCCGGCGGTGGTGTTCAATCAGATCGCGTTTCCTCTCCAACTGCTCGCGTCGCGTCTCGGGGTCGCGGGCCTGCAGCAGCTCGGGACTCCGGTGTTCCGGGAAGGCAACGTCATCGTGCTGCCGCAGATGACCCTCGAGGTCGCAGAAGCGTGCAGCGGGATCCGCTCGCTGGTTGCGCTGGCGGCGTTCGCGCTCCTCTACGGGCGCACCTGCGGCGCGACGCACCTGCGCCGCGCGCTCCTTCTGCTTTCGGTCGTGCCTCTGGCGATCGCCGTCAACGCGGTGCGCGTGATGTGCTCGGCGCTCGCCGCCGATCGATGGGGACCAGAGGCCGTCGAGGGTCTGCTTCACTCGTTTTCCGGCTGGGCCCTGTTCGGCGTGTCGATCCTGATACTCGTGATGGCCGATACCATCGTCACCAGGCTGCAATCACGCCCGAGCCTTCCGGCGGGCGCGGCAACCGTATGA
- a CDS encoding PEP-CTERM sorting domain-containing protein, whose product MRNLTLALGFAISAIGLSAASAEAGPVLWNSPIVSPGSPVNDRSPNVAVTGTELQTTLNELFGNPSLGPVPNANTDQQQYGMWTTASGLGPITPTLVFNGPSDAVIGIWGVDPDSNSIDNLALFFAGAAAPNGALDGSEAAVGIKWLSTTGTVKLSDAGADSCSPTTVNCGIFANAISRNAFGFFLQTGGQTYYTLDSLNADGAAHALTYQQGNSSDWVIAFDVDGDHNFTDGILYVESLAPVPEPGSLLLLGTGLFGLARVARRRQVA is encoded by the coding sequence ATGCGAAACTTAACTCTGGCTCTCGGCTTTGCGATTTCCGCGATCGGATTGTCCGCCGCGTCGGCCGAGGCCGGTCCGGTGCTCTGGAACAGTCCGATTGTCAGTCCCGGCAGTCCGGTGAACGATCGATCGCCGAACGTCGCTGTGACGGGCACCGAGCTTCAGACCACCTTGAATGAGCTGTTCGGAAATCCCTCTCTGGGTCCTGTTCCCAACGCGAACACGGACCAGCAGCAGTACGGCATGTGGACGACCGCGTCGGGTCTCGGTCCGATCACCCCGACTTTGGTGTTCAACGGACCGAGCGACGCCGTGATCGGCATCTGGGGCGTGGATCCCGATTCCAATTCGATCGACAACCTGGCGCTCTTCTTCGCGGGCGCCGCGGCGCCGAACGGCGCGCTCGATGGCAGCGAGGCCGCGGTCGGGATCAAGTGGCTGTCCACGACCGGCACCGTCAAACTGTCGGACGCCGGTGCGGACAGCTGCAGCCCGACGACGGTGAACTGCGGCATCTTCGCGAACGCGATTAGCCGCAATGCCTTCGGCTTCTTCCTGCAGACCGGCGGGCAGACCTACTACACGCTCGATTCGCTCAACGCCGACGGCGCGGCCCACGCGCTGACGTATCAGCAGGGGAACAGTTCGGACTGGGTGATTGCCTTCGACGTCGACGGCGACCACAACTTCACGGACGGCATTCTCTACGTGGAATCGCTCGCTCCGGTCCCCGAGCCCGGGTCGCTGCTGTTGCTCGGCACCGGCCTCTTCGGCCTCGCCCGCGTGGCGCGCCGCCGCCAGGTCGCCTGA